The genomic region TCCACTCCGTAAGCGTCGGCGCATAAACCTGCGGCACGCATTCGGCGCAGATATCGTCGGCAAGCGCGCAGATCATCCTGAGCGCGCTCTGCAGCGCCTGCGGCCGTTCAAGCGCGGGAGGCAGGCACGTCAGGACGTCGCTCAACGTGCGCAGCGCGGAAGCGAGCGCGACCAGAATGGCCTCGAGCACCGCCTCCTCGGGCGCGCGCTGCGGGTTGTACAGGAGCGCGTGGATCGCGCGCAGCTCGCCGCCGAACACCAGCACCGCGCTCTCCAGCCGCACCGCAACCCGCTGCGGCTGGCTCATGCCGTCGTCGCACATCATCGCGATCGACTGCAGCTCCGAGAGCACCAGGTGCAGGTTGGTTTGCACGCGGTCGAGCCGGCCTTCGAAGGTGACGTTGTAGATGTCGCGCACCAGCTCGTCCTGCCGGCGGGAAACGAACTTGGCGACCAGCGCGCCGAAGATGAGCAGTCCGGTGACCGCCTCGAAAATCGAAAGTACCCGCATTGGCCCGATCGGCAGCACGTCGCCATAACCGACCGAGGTCGTGGTGACGAAGCTGAAATAGATCGCGCTCATCAGGCCCGAAAGCGTCGCGGCGATCGGCGTACCGCCGTCGACGAGACCGGGACGGCCCGAAAAGCCGGTCAGCCAGTAGAGGCATCCGCAGACCAGCACCATCCCGAGCCAGACGACGAAAATCTGCCCGGGCGAGAGGCTTTCGATCAAATCGAGCAGCGCGCTTCCCCACTGCCGGCTGCGCGATAGCGTCGGATGTCCGACGGCTCCGCCGCGACGCGCGGATACCGGGCTCGATTGTCCCGCGGCCGATTGCGCAGCGGATCGCAGCGCGCCGGGCGCGCTCCGCGATGCCCCTGCGGCGGCAGACGCGCTCTCGACCGGCAGCCCTGCCTCTTTCCAGTCGGCGATGCCGCCGTGGTAGTGCCGGACGTTGGTGTACCCGATCTGCTCGAGCAGGCGCACCGCCTGCGCGCCGGCGGGTCAGGTGAACTTGGCGCAATAGGTGATGATATCGGCGCCGCGATCGGGCATCACCTCGGGTGCGCGCGCTTGGACTTCAGCAAGGGGAAGGTTGATCGCGCCCGGGATGTGCTCGGCGGCGTAGAGCTCGCGTGGGAGCACGTCGACCAGCAGCATTGCGCGGTCGCCGAGGCGGCGCTCGATCTCGCCGCGCGAGATCTCGCGCACGTCCTCGGCCGGAGCTGCGCCGGCGTTTTCAGCCGAGGCGTGGTCCATACCAGTAACAATACGGCGTTGTCCGGCGGGTGTCACACTCCGCGGTGTTCCGTCATTGCGAGGCTTCGATCAAGCGCGGAGACCCTTGTTCGCGTCGGTGGCCGCCATGATATGATCGTGGGCGCAATGGTACGCGCGGGCCGGCGCGGCGGAGCACTCGAAATCATGGCAGACGCCAAGCGCGTATTGGTCGCCGAGGACCATGCGAGGACCCGCCTCGCATGGGCTGAACTCATCTCGTCGTGGGGCTTCAAGGTTGAAGCCGCCGAAGACGGGCTGCGCGCGCTCGAATTGATCGCGAGTTTCGAGCCGCACATCCTGCTGCTCGACTTGAAGCTGCCGGGCAAGGACGGTATCGGGGTGCTCGGCGAAATCCGCCAGCGGGGCCTCCCGATCACAACCATCGTGATTTCCGGCGAGGGCGACATCCCCGACGCCGTGCAGGCGATCAAACTCGGCGCATACGACTACCTGCGAAAGCCCGTCGATCCGCCTCGCCTGCGCCAGACGCTCAACAACCTGAGCCAGCATCTCGAGGTGAGCGAAGAGAATCAGCGCCTGCGGCTGCGTCTGATGGGCGCGGGCGAGCTTGGACCGATCATCGGACAATCGCAGGCGATGCGCCGCGTGATGGCACTGGTCGAGCAGGCCGCGCCGAGTTCCGCCTCGGTGATCATCCAGGGCGACAGCGGAACCGGCAAGGAAATCGTGGCGCGCACGATTCATGAATACTCGCCGCGGCGCAGCGGCCCCTACGTCGCGATCAACTGCGCCGCGCTGCCCGAGGGTCTGCTCGAAAGCGAGCTTTTCGGCCATGAGCGCGGCGCCTTCACCGGGGCCGACCAGCGGCGGGCCGGATGCTTCGAGCTGGCCAACAGCGGCACGCTGCTGCTCGACGAAATCACGGAGATGAAGCCTGAGCTGCAGGCCAAGCTGCTGCGCGTCATCGAGGACCACAAGCTCAGACGGGTCGGCGGCAGCAGCGACATCGCGTTGAACGTGCGGGTGCTGGCCGCAACCAATCGTGATCTCGGCGAGGCGATTTCGAAGGGGCGCCTGCGCGAGGATCTGTATTACCGGCTGAACGTGTTTACCATAGTGCTGCCGCGGCTGGCCGAGCGGCTGGAAGATCTGCCGGCGCTGGTCGATCATTTCGTACGCGAGTTCGCGCGCGCCAACGGCAAGCAGATAAGCGGCGTCGACAACGCCTGCCTTGAAGCCTTGAAGGCGCGCGCATGGCCCGGCAACGCGCGCGAGCTGCGCAACGTAATCGAGCGCGCCGTGATCGTCGGCGGCGGGCCGCTCATCACCGTCGCCGACCTTCCCGCCGAGCGCGCGCTGGCGACGGCCGCCGCGCAAACCGCGCCGAGGCCGCAAGAACCCGTGAGTCCCGCGCCGGCGCAGGCCGCGCCGTCGGCGGCACCGGCCGCCGAGCCGGCCCCGGGATTGCCGGTCGGCCAGCCGCTGCGCGAGGTGGAACGCCAGCTCATCCTGAAGACGCTCGAGACGGTCGGCGGCAATCGCGTGCGCGCCGCGGAAATTCTGGGGATCAGCCCCAAAACGCTGTACAACAAACTCGGTCGCTACAGCGCGCAATCCGAGCCGCAAAAGCCTGAAACGGAGCCGGCCGAGGAAGTTTAGGCGGCTGAATTCCGCCCGCTAATCGGATCAACTCCGGCCATGGGCCTGCGCACCAAGATCTCCGCCATCTTCATTCCCCTGCTGTTGCTCGCGGTGCTGGCGGTGAGCGCGACCGAGGCCGATCACGCGGTGGGCGTGATGGTCCAGGACCTCGGCGACTCGGGCGGGGTGCTGATCAACCAAACCTTCGAGCAGATTCGTTCCGCGCTCGCGCATTCCCAGGGCGACCCGGTCACGGCGCTGCGCGAGGACGCGGCCCTGGCGGCGCTGCTATCCTCCTCGCGCGCCTTCGGCAAGGGCGTGGTCTATGCGCGGGTGGTGACGGTCAACGGCGAGCCGATCGCGGGGAGCAGCGGCGAGCCGGTGAGCGAGCCGCCGCCCCGGCCGTTCAAGGAACTGGAAAGAGCGGCCTCGCGATGGTCGCCGCTTAGGAGAATCCGTCCGCTCTGGGGCGAGCACGTTTACGAGCTCAGCAGCCCGGTCGAGATCAATCAGCGGCCCTTCGCGATCATCAAGGTCGGGCTTTCGACCGCGCTCATCTCGAGCGAGGTCCGCCGCGCGGTCTCGAACGTGGCATTCATCGCTGCGGTGGTAAGCGTGATGAGCTTGCTCGGCGCGCTGCTCGCGGGCGCGCTGCTGCTGGCCCCGGTCGCCGCGATCACGGCCGAGGTCGAGCGGCTGGCGGCGGGCCGCGAAAGCGGCAACGTGCTCATCCGCGGGCGCGACGAACTGAGCGCGCTGGCGCGCAAGTTCAACGAACTCTCGCAACGCGTGCGCTCCGACCGCGTACAATGGGAAGACGAGCGCGGCCGCTTCATCAATATCTTTCGCTCGATCGACGACGCCGTGCTGATCCTCGACGCCGAAGGGATGGTGCGTTTTTCCAACGACGACGCGCAAGGGCGCCTCGGTCTTCCGGCGGGTGGCCTCGCGCAGGGCAAGCCCCTCGCGGCCCTTCTCAGCGAGAGCCATCCGCTGGTCAGGGTGGTGCGCACGGCGATGGCGGCGGGCACCGAACTGCGCGACGTCGCGATCGAGGAAGGCACCGGCAAGGAGAAGTCACGCCTGCTCGTTTCGATCTTTCCGCTGGGTCGGGATTCCGCGCGCGCCGGACAATTGGTGATCGTGCGCGATCTCGACCCGGTGCAACGGCTCGAAAGCGTAGTTGACAATTCGGAGCGCCTGGCCCGGATCGGTGGGCTCTTTTCCGGTGTCGCCCACCAGATTCGCAATCCGCTCAACGCGATCACGCTCGAGCTCGAACTGCTCAGCCAGGACGCGCGCGAATCCAAGCCGGTCGAAGACCACGTGCACGCCGTGCGCGAGGAGATGAGCCGCATCGATCTCGTGATCGAGGCCCTGATGCGTTTCATGCGGCCGGGCCAGTTGAAAATCGAACGGGTTGCTGCCAACGATCTGGTGAGCGAAGCCGCCAGAGGCGTGACCGACCCGCAAATCGACGTCGTATGCCGACTCGATCCGGCGGCCGCATTCGTGAAGGCCGACCGCGCGGTGCTGATGGAAGCGTTGCGCAATATCGTCCAGAACGCCGTCGACGCGATGCCCGCGGGAGGCACCCTTACGATGACCACCGCGCTCGCCGATGACTTCGTCGAACTGGCGGTCACGGACACTGGCGAGGGTATCGCCCCGGATCATCTGAAGGATATTTTCCAGCTCTATTTCACCACCAAAGAGGACGGCAACGGCGTCGGCCTGCCGTTGGCGCTGCGCGCGATCGATCTCCATGGGGGAACGCTGAACGTAGAGTCGAGGCTGAAAGAGGGTACTTCCGTGAGTATCCGGCTGCCGCTCGAGGATCGGGCCTTGCGGCCGCCGGCTGACGTCAACGTCAACTAGGATTGCCGCCGCCACGTAGACGAATGATTATCACCAAAGTCCGGTATGCGGTGCGATCAGCCGCCGCGGCAATGCTCGGCCTTGCGCTCTCCGGATGCTTTGGACCGGGTGGGAGCTGGCAGCTTCCAGCGTTCATGCGTCCCGCGGCGGCGCCCGCGCCGGAGACTCATCTCTCCGGGCCCAGCGCTGGTGGAGAAATCAATGGCAGCGTCCCCGCCGTCCAAAACGAAACGCACGCAAAAAAGACTCGCACGCGGCGTACGGCAAATCGAGTAGCACCGGCCTCCGAAAAACCCGAATCGGAGACGCCGGCGCCGCCCGCAACGGCGCCGGCGCCGCCCGTCGAGCCGCAGCCAAAACCGACCGTGACGCTGGCGGGCGGCCCCTCCAAGCAGCGCGCGGAGCAATTGCTCGACGACACGGGAGCCAAGCTCTCTCGGGTCGATCGCAGCACCCTCGGCGCCGACAGCGCCACCACCTACGATCAGGCTAACAACTTTTTGCAGGCCGGCCGCAAAGCGGCGACCGAAGACGACTACGTCGCAGCGTCCGGCTTCGCCGAGAAAGCCGCGGTGCTGGCGGCGAAACTGGCCTCGCCCTCACCCTGACTCGGCTGGCGACGGGTGACGTTATCGCGCGGGGTCAGCGCGCGAGCATCCGCGCCGGTTCCGCGGCTACCGGGTGATATCGATCACGACGTTCAAGGACGCGTCTTCGACGGTCTCGGCCGCCGGCCGCAGCGGAATCCCTGGGCCGGTTTTATAGGGCTCCACTGCGGGCCGGACGGCCGATTTGACGACATTGCCTGAGTGCGACGGATTGAAAGTGATCCAGGACTGCGACCAGATAAGCAACGCGCAGGCCGCCGCCAGCGCGAGCGCCGTTACCGTCAGAGCAGCGCGCCTTGTGCCCGCACTAGGTATCCTTGGGCGGGTGGGCTTCTCGGCGGCAATGCGCGCGCCCCTGGCGTTGAGCAGATCCTCGTATTCGCCGACCGCGTTTTTAACCATCGCGAGGCTGACTTTTTTGCTCCCGGCCGCGTATCCCTGAAGCATCGAATTATGGCTCAGCACGTTCACGCGGCGCGGAATTCCTCCGCTGTGCGCGATCAGGTAAGCGCGCGCCGAGGGAGCAAATATCGCGGCGGCCTTGCCGCCCTTCGCTCGCAGCCGGCAATCGATATATTCCCTGACCTCGGCCGACTGCAGCGGTTTGAGCTGGGCGCGTGCGCCAATTCGCTGGTTCAGACTGTGCATCTCGGGGCGCGCCAGGCGCGCGACCAACTCGGGGTGGCCAACGAAAATTATCTGCAGCCGGCGCTCTTCGAAAGTGTCGGTGTTCGACAGCAGTCGCAGTCCTTCGAGCGCCTCGTCGCTTAATTCCTGCGCCTCGTCAATGACGATCGCGATCCGCTGGCCAGGCGCCAGCCCGCTGAGCAGCGCGGAGAAGCCGTCGGCCACTTCGAGCCGCGAATGGCCGCTCCAACCCGGAGCTATCTGCGACATCACCACCTGCATCATCTGGTCGAAGTTGAGCCTCGGATTGGATATGAGCGCGGTGCGAACATTGCGGTGGCGCCGCGCCAGGATCGAGCAGACCATCGTGGTCTTGCCAACACCGCTCTCGCCCA from Candidatus Binataceae bacterium harbors:
- a CDS encoding ion channel — encoded protein: MRLLEQIGYTNVRHYHGGIADWKEAGLPVESASAAAGASRSAPGALRSAAQSAAGQSSPVSARRGGAVGHPTLSRSRQWGSALLDLIESLSPGQIFVVWLGMVLVCGCLYWLTGFSGRPGLVDGGTPIAATLSGLMSAIYFSFVTTTSVGYGDVLPIGPMRVLSIFEAVTGLLIFGALVAKFVSRRQDELVRDIYNVTFEGRLDRVQTNLHLVLSELQSIAMMCDDGMSQPQRVAVRLESAVLVFGGELRAIHALLYNPQRAPEEAVLEAILVALASALRTLSDVLTCLPPALERPQALQSALRMICALADDICAECVPQVYAPTLTEWMDRVQQTARRIF
- a CDS encoding rhodanese-like domain-containing protein, which translates into the protein MDHASAENAGAAPAEDVREISRGEIERRLGDRAMLLVDVLPRELYAAEHIPGAINLPLAEVQARAPEVMPDRGADIITYCAKFT
- a CDS encoding sigma-54 dependent transcriptional regulator, yielding MADAKRVLVAEDHARTRLAWAELISSWGFKVEAAEDGLRALELIASFEPHILLLDLKLPGKDGIGVLGEIRQRGLPITTIVISGEGDIPDAVQAIKLGAYDYLRKPVDPPRLRQTLNNLSQHLEVSEENQRLRLRLMGAGELGPIIGQSQAMRRVMALVEQAAPSSASVIIQGDSGTGKEIVARTIHEYSPRRSGPYVAINCAALPEGLLESELFGHERGAFTGADQRRAGCFELANSGTLLLDEITEMKPELQAKLLRVIEDHKLRRVGGSSDIALNVRVLAATNRDLGEAISKGRLREDLYYRLNVFTIVLPRLAERLEDLPALVDHFVREFARANGKQISGVDNACLEALKARAWPGNARELRNVIERAVIVGGGPLITVADLPAERALATAAAQTAPRPQEPVSPAPAQAAPSAAPAAEPAPGLPVGQPLREVERQLILKTLETVGGNRVRAAEILGISPKTLYNKLGRYSAQSEPQKPETEPAEEV
- a CDS encoding AAA family ATPase — its product is MPQFHSARLQNALFGGVAMGMEFADWILNQPGGCFAAVWKRGGGCGGSMCPYATKRASGPLANSRNADMYHHHFGLTGPPFQFTPAPDALYLSSTHREALAALQWGLLHEPTGFTLLVGESGVGKTTMVCSILARRHRNVRTALISNPRLNFDQMMQVVMSQIAPGWSGHSRLEVADGFSALLSGLAPGQRIAIVIDEAQELSDEALEGLRLLSNTDTFEERRLQIIFVGHPELVARLARPEMHSLNQRIGARAQLKPLQSAEVREYIDCRLRAKGGKAAAIFAPSARAYLIAHSGGIPRRVNVLSHNSMLQGYAAGSKKVSLAMVKNAVGEYEDLLNARGARIAAEKPTRPRIPSAGTRRAALTVTALALAAACALLIWSQSWITFNPSHSGNVVKSAVRPAVEPYKTGPGIPLRPAAETVEDASLNVVIDITR
- a CDS encoding ATP-binding protein, which gives rise to MGLRTKISAIFIPLLLLAVLAVSATEADHAVGVMVQDLGDSGGVLINQTFEQIRSALAHSQGDPVTALREDAALAALLSSSRAFGKGVVYARVVTVNGEPIAGSSGEPVSEPPPRPFKELERAASRWSPLRRIRPLWGEHVYELSSPVEINQRPFAIIKVGLSTALISSEVRRAVSNVAFIAAVVSVMSLLGALLAGALLLAPVAAITAEVERLAAGRESGNVLIRGRDELSALARKFNELSQRVRSDRVQWEDERGRFINIFRSIDDAVLILDAEGMVRFSNDDAQGRLGLPAGGLAQGKPLAALLSESHPLVRVVRTAMAAGTELRDVAIEEGTGKEKSRLLVSIFPLGRDSARAGQLVIVRDLDPVQRLESVVDNSERLARIGGLFSGVAHQIRNPLNAITLELELLSQDARESKPVEDHVHAVREEMSRIDLVIEALMRFMRPGQLKIERVAANDLVSEAARGVTDPQIDVVCRLDPAAAFVKADRAVLMEALRNIVQNAVDAMPAGGTLTMTTALADDFVELAVTDTGEGIAPDHLKDIFQLYFTTKEDGNGVGLPLALRAIDLHGGTLNVESRLKEGTSVSIRLPLEDRALRPPADVNVN